The following proteins are co-located in the Halictus rubicundus isolate RS-2024b chromosome 1, iyHalRubi1_principal, whole genome shotgun sequence genome:
- the LOC143353581 gene encoding cytochrome P450 6k1-like encodes MASYLELFYGVALLLIAFYYYRVYKFRFWRKRGVAGPKPHPIFGNLLDLTLARVTRADVVENIRKKYKHEPVVGLFEGLSPILVLHDPDIIKNVLIRDFSSFEERSDRVHERTEPMSLNLFQLDATRWRQLRPKISPVFTSGKLRNMFGLAVECSKNLEANLNKLVATEEPIEVKQMFSRFTMDVIGSCAFGIDMSGDGEKESEFRRMGNRIFDSSIETTLRLKTRQFWPELYDLLGYVVPEKTLATFFTKTVMDMIKYRKEHSIYRPDFLNALIEFRNHPEWFKGIGKLLIVHKTMFTRLIYDIQ; translated from the exons ATGGCGAGTTACTTGGAACTTTTCTACGGTGTTGCTTTACTACTTATCGCTTTCTATTATTACCGTGTGTACAAATTTCGTTTCTGGAGAAAACGTGGCGTAGCTGGACCAAAACCTCACCCGATTTTCGGCAATCTCTTGGATCTAACCCTTGCAAGAGTAACTAGAGCAGACGTAGTAGAGAACATTCGTAAGAAATACAAACATGAACCTGTGGTTGGATTATTCGAAGGACTGTCACCTATTCTTGTTCTACATGATCCAGATATTATAAAGAACGTCCTAATCAGGGACTTCTCCTCCTTTGAAGAACGTTCAGATAGGGTTCACGAACGG ACTGAACCCATGTCCctgaatttatttcaattagACGCAACTAGATGGCGACAGCTAAGACCGAAAATAAGTCCGGTTTTTACATCAGGAAAACTGAGAAACATGTTCGGACTTGCAGTGGAATGTTCAAAAAACTTAGAagcaaatttaaataaattagttgCAACAGAAGAACCAATCGAAGTTAAACAAATGTTCTCACGCTTTACAATGGACGTGATTGGTAGTTGCGCCTTCGGAATTGATATGAGCGGTGATGGCGAAAAGGAATCGGAGTTTCGTCGAATGGGCAACCGTATTTTCGATTCATCCATTGAAACCACTTTACGATTAAAAACAAGACAGTTCTGGCCGGAATTGTACGATTTACTTGGATATGTAGTGCCTGAAAAGACGTTAGCTACTTTCTTCACGAAAACTGTCATGGACATGATTAAGTATAGGAAGGAGCACAGCATCTATAGACCTGATTTCCTTAACGCGCTCATAGAATTTAGAAACCATCCAGAATGGTTCAAAGGCATAGGTAAGTTACTTATTGTCCATAAAACTATGTTTACAAGACTAATCTACGATATACAGTAA